From Micromonospora rhizosphaerae, the proteins below share one genomic window:
- a CDS encoding NADH-quinone oxidoreductase subunit M produces the protein MSNFPFLSVLTVAPLVGALVVALLPRRRPELAKQVAFGWSLLVLVLSVIMWITFQTDGDRFQFRESYPWIPNWGVNFTFAADGIALVMLMLIAVLVPLVILASWHDAESSRRSVPVYFALLLVLECTMIGVFAAADVFLFYVFFEVMLVPMYFLIGSYGGHQRQYAAVKFFLYSLVGGLFMLAAVIGLWVVGGKTFDWQALSQVDISTGTERWLFLGFFLAFAIKAPFFPFHTWLPDAGGAAPAGAAALLVGVLDKVGTFGILRYCLPLFPEASKWFAPWALALGLIGIIYAALLAVGQNDLKRLVSYTSIAHFGFIGVGIFAFTTQAGTGAVLYMLNHGLATGLLFLVVGMLIARRGSALISDFGGAGKLVPLLAGVLFFAGLASLALPGTAPFVSEFLVLVGTFTTNKPAAVIATLGIILAAAYVLWMVQRTTQGTLNPALEEVEGMRRDLSLREKVVVAPLIALIVLLGFYPKPVTDVINPAVRATMQDVGKTDPAPEVGSVQEAAK, from the coding sequence ATGTCCAACTTCCCGTTCCTCTCGGTGCTGACCGTGGCACCGCTGGTCGGCGCCCTGGTCGTGGCGCTCCTGCCACGCCGCCGGCCGGAGCTGGCCAAGCAGGTGGCGTTCGGCTGGTCGCTGCTGGTGCTGGTGCTGTCGGTGATCATGTGGATCACCTTCCAGACCGACGGTGACCGGTTCCAGTTCCGCGAGTCGTACCCGTGGATCCCGAACTGGGGCGTCAACTTCACCTTCGCCGCCGACGGCATCGCGCTGGTCATGCTGATGCTGATCGCGGTGCTGGTGCCGCTGGTGATCCTGGCCTCCTGGCACGACGCCGAGTCGTCCCGGCGGTCCGTGCCGGTCTACTTCGCCCTGCTGCTCGTCCTCGAGTGCACGATGATCGGCGTCTTCGCCGCCGCCGACGTCTTCCTGTTCTACGTATTCTTCGAGGTCATGCTCGTGCCGATGTACTTCCTCATCGGCAGCTACGGCGGCCACCAGCGGCAGTACGCGGCAGTCAAGTTCTTCCTCTACTCGCTGGTCGGCGGCCTGTTCATGCTGGCCGCGGTGATCGGCCTCTGGGTGGTCGGCGGGAAGACCTTCGACTGGCAGGCGCTGAGCCAGGTGGACATCTCCACCGGCACCGAGCGCTGGCTGTTCCTCGGCTTCTTCCTCGCGTTCGCGATCAAGGCGCCGTTCTTCCCGTTCCACACCTGGCTGCCGGACGCCGGTGGCGCGGCCCCGGCCGGTGCCGCGGCGCTGCTGGTCGGCGTGCTGGACAAGGTCGGCACGTTCGGCATCCTGCGGTACTGCCTGCCGCTGTTCCCCGAGGCGTCGAAATGGTTCGCCCCGTGGGCGCTGGCGCTGGGCCTGATCGGCATCATCTACGCCGCGCTGCTGGCGGTCGGCCAGAACGACCTCAAGCGGCTGGTGTCCTACACCTCGATCGCGCACTTCGGCTTCATCGGGGTCGGCATCTTCGCCTTCACCACCCAGGCCGGCACCGGCGCGGTGCTCTACATGCTCAACCACGGCCTGGCCACCGGCCTGCTCTTCCTGGTGGTCGGCATGCTGATCGCCCGCCGCGGGTCGGCCCTGATCAGCGACTTCGGCGGCGCGGGCAAGCTGGTGCCGCTGCTGGCCGGGGTGCTCTTCTTCGCCGGTCTCGCCTCGCTGGCGCTGCCCGGCACCGCGCCGTTCGTCTCCGAGTTCCTGGTGCTGGTCGGCACCTTCACCACCAACAAGCCGGCCGCGGTGATCGCCACGCTCGGCATCATCCTGGCCGCGGCGTACGTGCTGTGGATGGTGCAGCGCACCACCCAGGGCACGCTCAACCCGGCCTTGGAGGAGGTCGAGGGCATGCGCCGGGACCTCAGCCTGCGCGAGAAGGTCGTGGTCGCCCCGCTGATCGCGCTCATCGTGCTGCTCGGCTTCTACCCCAAGCCGGTCACCGATGTCATCAACCCCGCCGTCCGGGCGACCATGCAGGACGTCGGCAAGACCGATCCCGCCCCTGAGGTCGGCAGCGTCCAGGAGGCCGCGAAGTGA
- the nuoN gene encoding NADH-quinone oxidoreductase subunit NuoN, translated as MTELKLPSIDYAALAPILIMLGAALVGVLVEAFVPRRLRNGVQLLLALLAVLGALTMVILNADDRLLTAGQAIAVDGPTLFLQGAILVLAAMALLLIGERSVERGGAFVAHAAVTAESLDDRRQAARASGATEVYPLATFAIGGMLIFVAANDLLTMFIALEVFSLPLYLLCALARRRRLLSQEAALKYFMLGAYASAFFLFGVALIYGFTSGIPGRVAGVDFATVHAAVTDSPASPVLLFAGMALLAIGLLFKAAAAPFHVWTPDVYQGAPTPVTGFMAACTKVAAFGALLRVFHVAFSGAAWDFTPVLGAVAVLTMLVGAVLAVTQTDIKRLLAYSSIANAGYLLVGVLAPSKDGLSGTMFYLVAYGFSVLAAFAVVTLVRDENGEATHLSRWAGLGRRSPFFAAVFTFILLAFAGIPLTSGFTSKFAVFAPALDANQAWLVIAGVLTSMVLAFPYLRVVVMMWLSEPGDATPTVTVPGALTSAALVIGVLATLVLGVAPAPLLDLANGAAEFVR; from the coding sequence GTGACCGAGCTCAAGTTGCCGTCGATCGACTACGCGGCGCTCGCTCCGATCCTGATCATGCTGGGCGCCGCCCTGGTCGGCGTCCTGGTCGAGGCGTTCGTGCCGCGGCGCCTGCGCAACGGGGTGCAGCTGCTGCTCGCCCTGCTGGCCGTGCTCGGCGCGCTGACCATGGTGATCCTGAACGCCGACGACCGCCTGCTCACCGCCGGCCAGGCGATCGCCGTGGACGGGCCGACGCTCTTCCTCCAGGGCGCCATCCTGGTCCTCGCCGCGATGGCGCTGCTGCTCATCGGTGAGCGCTCGGTCGAGCGCGGCGGGGCGTTCGTGGCGCACGCCGCGGTCACCGCCGAGTCGCTCGACGACCGGCGCCAGGCCGCGCGCGCCAGCGGCGCCACCGAGGTGTACCCGCTGGCCACGTTCGCCATCGGCGGCATGCTGATCTTCGTGGCGGCGAACGACCTGCTGACCATGTTCATCGCGCTCGAGGTCTTCTCGCTGCCGCTCTACCTGCTCTGCGCGCTGGCCCGCCGCCGGCGGCTGCTGAGCCAGGAGGCCGCGCTGAAGTACTTCATGCTCGGCGCGTACGCCTCGGCGTTCTTCCTCTTCGGCGTGGCCCTGATCTACGGCTTCACCTCCGGCATCCCGGGCCGGGTGGCCGGGGTCGACTTCGCCACCGTGCACGCCGCGGTCACCGACTCGCCGGCCAGCCCGGTGCTGCTCTTCGCCGGCATGGCCCTGCTCGCCATCGGCCTGCTCTTCAAGGCCGCCGCGGCGCCGTTCCACGTCTGGACGCCGGACGTCTACCAGGGCGCTCCGACGCCGGTGACCGGCTTCATGGCCGCCTGCACCAAGGTCGCCGCGTTCGGCGCATTGCTTCGGGTCTTCCACGTGGCCTTCTCCGGCGCCGCCTGGGACTTCACCCCGGTGCTCGGCGCGGTGGCGGTGCTGACCATGCTGGTCGGCGCGGTGCTGGCGGTCACCCAGACGGACATCAAGCGCCTGCTGGCCTACTCGTCGATCGCGAACGCCGGCTACCTGCTGGTGGGCGTGTTGGCGCCGAGCAAGGACGGGCTCTCCGGCACGATGTTCTACCTGGTCGCGTACGGCTTCTCGGTGCTCGCCGCGTTCGCCGTGGTGACCCTGGTCCGGGACGAGAACGGGGAGGCCACCCACCTGTCCCGCTGGGCCGGGCTGGGCCGGCGGTCGCCGTTCTTCGCCGCGGTCTTCACCTTCATCCTGCTGGCCTTCGCCGGCATCCCGCTGACCAGCGGGTTCACCAGCAAGTTCGCCGTCTTCGCCCCGGCGCTGGACGCGAACCAGGCCTGGCTGGTGATCGCCGGTGTGCTGACCAGCATGGTGCTGGCCTTCCCGTACCTGCGGGTCGTGGTGATGATGTGGCTCTCCGAGCCGGGCGACGCCACCCCGACGGTCACCGTGCCGGGCGCGCTCACCTCGGCGGCCCTGGTGATCGGCGTGCTGGCCACCCTGGTCCTGGGCGTCGCGCCGGCACCGCTGCTCGACCTGGCCAACGGTGCCGCCGAATTCGTGCGATGA